From the Desulfovibrio sp. Huiquan2017 genome, the window CGGGTCGTTGGAAAGAATGACCGCCATGCCGGCATGGTCCGGTTCCCGCCGGAGCATGGGGTGGATGAAGTCGAGGAGCTTTTGCCAGGGCATGAAGGCGCGGCTGAGGATGAGATCGGCGGTGGCCTGATGCCCGGATCGGGAGAGACGGTCCAGGGCGTCCTCAGCCCGCCCCGAAAAGACGTTGGTGACGGGCAGCTTGAGACGGCCGAGCACGCTTTTCATGAAGGTGGCCCGTTTTTCGCGCACCTCCACCAGCCAATAGTCGCCCTGCCGCCAAAGCACGCGCAGGGGGATGCCGGGCAGCCCGGCACCGGCCCCGAAGTCGAGGCACAGCGGGTGCTCTGGTAGACCCAGCCCGGCCAGGAAATCGGCCAGAAACAGGGAATCCACCACCAGCCGGTCGAACACGGTCCGCCAGTCGGACGGGCCCACCAGGTTCATCTTGCGGTTCCACTTCATGAGCTGGTCCAGGTAGGCGGCCAACAATTCGGCCTGGGCCGGATCCACGTCGCGGCCGAGCCTGTGCGCGGCGGCCAGCACGGCCTCACGGGTCGGGGAAGTATCGGGCATGGGCAGGAAATACGTTGTTTCCCCAAAACAATCCAGCCCCCGAAGCCAGGAAGGCCGCCCGGGGGAGGCGGCCTTCTTGGGGAGGATGTAGGTGTGTGACGTTCGGGCGGGATGGCTGGCCCGCCCAGGTAGAGAGTGTATCATGCGCGGTGGGCCGGTCATGCCCCATCCGCAACTCCCTTCTACGGCTTCCCGCCCTCAAAAACATTGACCTGGATCAACACATCCCGACTTTTCTCGAAAAAATCGGAACGCCCTCCCCTGGGCGGCTTTGGGGCAACGCCACAAACAGCGTCCAAAGGGAGCTACTTCGGGTGGCCCAGCACTCCGAACAGCGGCTCTTTTCCCCAACGCACTGTCGTCCTCGGGATAGGCGTTCGAGAGTGGGCCCGCGCGCCTACTCGTCCACCGGACGGGTATAATCGCAGCCTTTTTTGGGGCAGGCGATGTGCTCGCCCTTGTCCTTGGTGGACTTGCGCACGAGGATGGGGTGGCCGCATTTGGGGCAGGGCTCGCTGATGGGCCAGTTCCAGACCGCGTAGTCGCACTTGGGGTACTCGGAGCAGGAGTAGAAGATCTTGCCCCGGCGCGAGGATTTTTCCACCAGCTCGCCGTTGCACCCTTCGCGCGGGCAGGGCACGCCCGTGGAGAACGGCGCGGCATAGGTACAGTCCGGGTAATTGGAGCAGGCGATGAACCGCGATCCGGTGCGCGCCTTCTTGAGCAGCAGTTCGCCGCCGCAGTCCGGGCAGGTGCCGACGACCTCGGGTTTTTCCGATTCCACGACCTTGATGTTGCCGTTCTCGTCGCGGGTGAAATTGACGATGGACTTGCAGTCCGGATACCCGGTGCAGCCCAGGAACTCGCCGCGCCGGGACTGTTTGATGGCCATGGGGCGGCCGCACTTCTCGCAGACGACTCCGGTGTCTTCGGGCTTTTCGCGCTCCACGACCTGAATGTTTCCCTGCTCGTCGCGGGTGAAGTTCTTGATGTTCCGGCAGGTGGGGAACCCGGTGCAACCCAGGAATTCTCCGGTCTTGCCGAACTTGATGGCCATGGGTTTGCCGCACAGGTCGCACTTGATGTCCGTGACCTGCTGGGAACGGGCCATTTCGGTGCGTGCCTTCTCCAATGTGGGGTAGAAGTCGCCGCCGAAATCCTTGAGCAGTTCCTCCCAGTTCTTCTTGCCGTCGGCCACATCGTCGAGCAGGGATTCCATCTGGGCGGTAAAGCCCACGTCCATGAGGGCCTGGAAATGCTCGGACAGTTGGTCGGACACGGTGAAGCCGAGTTCGGTGGGCGCGAACCGCTTTTCCTCAAGCTTGGCATACTCGCGGTCGATGAGGGTGGAGATGATGGCCGCGTAGGTGGACGGCCTGCCGATGCCCAATTCCTCCAGGGTCTTGACCAGCGAGGCTTCCGAGTAACGCGGCGGCGGCTGGGTGAACTTCTGTTCCTTTTTCAGTTCATTGAGCTGAAGCACTTCGCCCTCGTGCAGCTTGGGCAATTCCACGTCCTCCTCGGACTTGGCCTTGTCCATGGCGGCCAGGAAACCGGCGAAGAGCAGCCGTTCCCCCTTGGCGCGCCACACGGTCTGCGGGGCGTTGACCAGCACGGTAGTGTCCCAGAAGGTGGCCGCGGCCATCTGCGAGGCCACGAACCGTTGCCAGACGAGACGGTAGAGCTTGTATTGCTCGGCGGGCAAAAAGCTCTTCACGCTCTCGGGCGTGATGGTCACGTCAACGGGCCGGATGGCTTCGTGCGCGTCCTGGGCTCCGCCCTTGGTCTTGAAATTCCGGGTCTTGGACGGATAGAAGTCCGCCCCGAACTTGTCCAGGATCAGCTCCTTGGCGGCTTCCTGGGCTTCCTTGGCGATACGCACGGAGTCGGTACGCATGTAGGTAATCAGGGCGGTGGTGCCGCGCTGGCCGAGCTCCACGCCCTCGTAGAGCCGCTGGGCAATGGACATGGTCCGCTTGGCCGAGTAGCCCATGCGCCGGTTGGCGTCCTGCTGTAGGGTGGAGGTGATGTACGGCGGCAGGGGCTGGCGCTTGCGCTGCTTCTCCTGCACGGAATCCACCGTGAACGCCCCCTTTTCGAGCTGTTCCTGCAAGGATTCGGCCTGGTCCGCGTTGGACACGTGGTTGGCCCCCGGCTTGACGGCCTTGCCTTCGAGCTTGTGCAGGTCCATCCAGAACGGCGGAGGATTCTCGCCCGCCAGGAGCACCTTGAACGGCCAGTACTCGTCCGGCCTGAAGGCGCGCCGCTCCTTTTCGCGTTCCACCAGGATCTTGAGCGCCACGGACTGCACGCGTCCGGCCGAGATGCCGCGCTTCACGTTCTTCCACAGGATGGGCGAAATCTTGTAGCCCACCAGCCGGTCCAGAATGCGCCGGGCCTGTTGGGAGTCGAACAGGTTTTCGTTCAGGTCCTGGGCGTGGGCCAAGGCCTCCTTGACCGCCCGGGACGTGATCTCGTTGAACTGGATGCGCCGGATCTTGTCGTTGACCGGCTTGAGCAGCTCGGCCACATGCCAGGCGATGGCCTCGCCCTCGCGGTCGGGGTCGGGCGCGAGATAGACGGTGTCCGCCTTCTTGGCCGCGGCCTTGAGCCGCTTGACCACGTCCTCTTTGCCCTGGATGATCTCATAGTGCGGGGCGAAGTTGTTCTCCTCGTCCACGCCCAGATCGCGGGTGGGCAGATCGCGCACGTGGCCCACCGAGGCATCGACTATATAGTCCTTTCCCAGGAACTTGGAGATGGTCTTCACCTTGGCGGGGGACTCGACGATGATCAGATCTTTCGGCATGTTGCGACTCTCTTCTCAGGCTGTTGAAGGACGCGCGATTGCGCGCTTGCACTCGCGCATCCTTCAACAGACCGAAGGATTGTATCCGGCCTGCCTTGGTGGTTGCGGGGTCCCGGCACATCCAGGACCCGTTCCCGACAGACTGAGGGGGGTCTATGCCCGCTTTTTCGCCAACTCGTCAAGCCTCTATATATAGATAATGGGTAAAATACCTTTTTCCCGTATTGTGCGGCATTACAAAAATACCCCGACCCGGCTCCGACTTGTTACCCATTCTCCACCCGCAAGGCACACTCCGTCACCCGGCCGTCAGGCTGCCGACGAAAGCGGGAGGTATGGTCACATGATTGTACAACACACCTGCATTCAAGGAGAAACGTATGCCTTCAGAATCTCTAAATCGGCGTGATTTCCTGAAATTGGGCGCCCTGGCGGGTGCCGCCACCGCGCTCGCCGCCCTGCCCGTCCGGGCGCAGGCCGCTCCGTCCCCCGTCACCCTGGATGAATGTATGGCCATGACGCCCCAGGCCATGGCCGACGCCTCGGGCCCGGTGTCCGCCGCCTGGCAAGCCATCCTCCAGGCCGCGGCCGCCATCCGCAACCCCGGCCTGCGCGCCCAGGTCCAGGAAATCCTCAACAACCCCGCGCCCACTGTGACCAAAGCCATCGGAACTTCCGAGAAACGAGCCATCTACAAGGAGCTGGCCGCCAAAGGACTGATCCCGGACGTGTCCGAGGCCGATTTCCTGCCGCCCTCCAGCTCGGCCTCAACCCCGCCCCAGCCCTTCCGTTCCGCGCCCGGATCCGGCTACGCCAGTCACCACGCCTATCCCGGCGGGCTGTGCACCCACACCGGCCTGAACACCCGCGTGTCCATGGCCCTGTACGACGGCTACCGCGAGGTCTACGGCTACATGCTCGACCGCGACGTGGTCATCGCCGCGCAGCTCCTGCACGATCTGCACAAGCCGTGGGTCTTCCAGTGGAACGCCAACGGCGAGTCCCGCACCGAACGGCCCCTGGCCGGGACCGGCGAGCACCATACCCTGGGCGTGGCCGAATCCATCGCCCGCAAGGTGCCCGCCGAGGTCATCGTGGCCCAGGCCTGTGCCCACAATCATCCGCGCACCGACAAGGACGAGGCCCAGGTGGTAGGTTGGCTGACCGCCGCCTCCATCATCGCGGGCGTTGATCCCGTGGCCTACGGCCTGCTCGCCGCCGACGGCAAGACCCTGCCCCTGCCCCGCCGCCAGGAAGGGTTCGTCACCCACCTCGGCGACCACGACTGGGTCCTGACCGTGCCCGCCAACCAGTGGGTCCTGCCCATCATGGAAAAGGTGGCCGTGCGCGACTACGGCATCTCCCGAAACGACCTCAAGGCCAAGCCGTTCCATCAGTTCCGCAACTACGTCTACTCCCAGGCCACCATCATGTCCCTGTACGAAACCTACGCCGCCAAGGGCGAACCCGAACTCGTCCGCACCATCCACGCCATCGTCACCCACGCCTAGGGCGGCCGCCCTTCACGCGGGGCGGGCGAACCCGTCCCGCGTGAACAGCGCCTCCCCCCTGCCCGTCCGGACCTTTCGCCACGGCTTCGCGGAGCGGGTGGACGCACGCGGGAAAACGCCTTGCTAGAGAATATCTAGACTTAACGCTCCGACAATATTGATTATTTATATCCAATTGCCGTTCCGGTAAAATTTCGGGTAGTTAGAGGCCGTAAAGTCGTGATATAAGCGGGTACGCGATGGGCGGATGCGAAAAATCATCATTAATTCATTAAACTAATTGAAAATCGGACCGATAAGAGCCATTGGGACATAAGGGCCGATCGCAAGGACCGACAACGGTCCAGCGAGACAGAGTCGAACATGAACGAGAGAAAACAGGAATTGGCCGAACGGACGGCCGAGGTGCGGGAGGCGTTGGCCGATGCCGCCCGGCAGGCCGGGCGCGCCCCCGGGGACGTGACCCTGGTGGCCGTGTCCAAGCTGCATCCGGCTTCGGACATCCGCGACCTGGCCGAAACCGGCCAGACCGAATTCGGCGAGAACTACGTCCAGGAGGCCCTGGCCAAGCAGGACGAACTGGCCGGACTGAACGTCAACTGGCATTTCATCGGCGGGTTGCAGAGCAACAAGGCCAAATACGTGGCCGGGAAATTCGCCCTGGTGCACAGCGTGGATTCCGCCAAGCTGGCTCAGGCGTTGCATAAAAAGGCGACAAGCCTGGGCGTCGTCCAGGACATCCTGATTCAGGTGAACATTGCGGGGGAAACGCAAAAATCCGGAGTCACGGTGGAAGGCCTGCCCGAAATGGCCGAGGCGGTCCTCGGCATGGAGGGATTGCGGCTCGTCGGACTGATGACAATGCCGCCGTTTTTTGACGATCCCGAGCGCGCCAGGCCGGTGTTCGCCCGGCTGCGGGAGCTGCGCGACGGGTTGGAACCAAGGCTGGGCGTGCTCCTGCCGCACCTGTCCATGGGCATGACCGGCGACTTCGTCCCGGCCGTGCAGGAGGGGGCGACCCTGGTGCGCATCGGCACGCGGATTTTCGGGACGCGGCCGCCGCGCGGCTAAGAACAAAGCGGAGACAGCATGGATCTGGGTACCATAATCGGCATCGTCCTCTCCTTCGGACTGGTCCTGTCGGCCATCATGACGGGCTCCAGCCTGATCATCTTCGTGTCCGTGCCCTCCCTGCTTATCGTGGTGGGCGGCACCATCGGGGCCGGGCTGGTCAACTACCCCATGAACTACATCATCGGGGTCATCGGCGTCATCAAGAACACCTTCTTTTCCAGCCTGGATTCCCCGGCCGAGATCATCGACCGTTTCAAGGACTACGCCAACCGCGCCCGCCGCGAAGGCATCCTCTCGCTGGAACCGCTCATCAAGGAGATCGACGACGACTACATGCGCAAGGGGCTGCAACTGACCGTGGACGGCCTGGAACCGCAGACCATCCAGGAAATCCTGGAAACCGAAATATCCTACCTGGCCGAACGGCACGCCACGGGCGCGGACGTGGTCTCGGCCCTGGGCACCCTGGCTCCGGCCATGGGCATGATCGGCACAGTCATCGGCCTGGTGCAGATGCTCCAGACCATGAGCGACCCGTCCTCGATCGGTCCGGCCATGGCCGTGGCCCTGCTGACCACCCTGTACGGCGCGATCATCGCCAACCTCGTGCTCATGCCCATGGCGGGCAAGCTCAAGGCGCGCAGCAAGGAGGAAATCCTGCTGCGCGAAATGATCATGGAAGGCATCCTGTCCATCTCCAAGGGCGAGAACCCGCGCATCATCGAGGAGAAACTGAACAGCTACCTGCCGCCCAAGGACAGGATCGTCTCGGACTAACCATCCCGCCCGAGGGGGCGCGCCATGGCCAAGAAGAAGAAAAAACCGGACTGCGAGGACATGCCGCTGTGGATGGTCACGTTCGCGGACTGCATGACCCTCATGCTGACCTTCTTCATCCTGCTCGTGTCCATGGCCACCATCGACCAGCGGCGCAAGCTCGTGGCCCTGGGCTCCATCATCGGCACCTTCGGCTTCGACAAGGCGTCCTACGAGGTCTTTTCCAAGAAGGACACCAAGAAAACCGTTGAGCCCGGCCCCATCGATACCGGCGACCTGGAGCCGCTCCAGGCCCTGAAATGGGAAAACGTGGACGACGACATCAATTTTTCCTCCAGCCGGTTCGTCCAGATCTTGTCCATCAACGCCAGCCTCCTGTTCGGCCCGGACGGATACACCCTCAGTGCCGAAGGCCGGGCCACCCTGGGCCGCTTCCTGCCCCTGCTCAAGCAGGTCAAATACCCGCTGCTTCTGGCCGGGCACACCTCGGACCTGCGCGACGAAATGGACATGAACTACAAGCCCGAGGACGACCACCGGAACCCGGACCTCTCCTGGAAGCTTTCGCTGAACCGGACCCTGGCCATCTACCGCTACCTGCTCGACAGCGGCATGAGCCCGGACATGCTCCGCGTGGAGGCCTTCGGCAAGTACCGCCCGCACTACCCGCCGGACACCCGGGAAAACCGGGCCCGCAACCGGCGGGTGGACATCGTCCTGGACAAGCGCTCCAGCCGGTTGGGCGACCGCATCGTGGAGACCATGCCCGTGGTGCCCGAGCGCAAGGATTCCATGAGCGTGGACGGCTTCGAATTCGACGTCTCCACCCCACCGGAGCTGCGTTAGCCATGGGCAAGAAAAAAAAGGAAGAGCAATGTCCGCCCCTGGCCCTGTGGCTGGTGACCTTTTCGGACCTCATGACCCTGCTGCTGACCTTCTTCGTCCTGCTCCTGTCCATGGCCTCCATGGACAACTCGATCCTGACCAAGGTCACGCTGACCACGGCGGACCTCGGTCTGCTCGACAAACGCGGTTCGGGCCGGGTCAACGCCAAGGAACGGCTCATCGTGGAGCTTATGGAGAAGCCTTGGGAGGTCCTGGACAAACAACAGCGCATCAAGGACCTGCTTTTCCCGGATGACACCCTGCCCGACGAGATCAGCAAGTCCGACCTGAACGACAACCTCGACGTCCTGGCCAAGCAGGACGGCGTGGCCCTGGTCTTCACCGACCAGATCCTGTTCGCGCCCGGCGGATCCTCGTTGTCCGACAAGGGCAAATATCTCATGGCCCGGCTGGTGCCGATGATGACCCAGACCGATGCGCCCATCAACGTGGCCGGGTACGCCGACGCGTCCGACGCCAGCCGGACGCCGCTCGAACTGTCCGGGGACCGGGCCCTGGCGGTGCTCGCCTACCTGGTGGACAAGGGCGTGCCCAATGCGCGATTCTCCCTGTCCGCCTACGGCAACGCCTTCCCGGTGATCAATGAACTGGGCAGGCCGGTCGCCTCGCCCAAGAATCGGCGGGTGGAAATACTGCTCAAGACCGCCCGGCCCATCGGCGGATACTGACGAGTCGGAACTTGGCCTGGAAAAGTGGAACGATTGACGGTAAGCAATGGGTAACAACCCGCAGGAAAGGGAATCGCCATGGCGCAAGAAGAATTGACCCAGGAAGAAGGAAAAAAGAAAAAGAGCGGCTTGATCAAGTGGATCATCATCGTCGTCCTGCTGGCCGCGCTGGGCGTGGGCGGCTGGTTCGGCTACAAGATGTTTTTCGCCACGCCCGCCGAGGACGCCGCCTCCCAACAGGACGCCGCGGGCGACCCCGGCAAGCCTGCCGAGCAACTGGAGGGCCAAATCGTGCCCCTGCCCACGTTCCTGGTCAACCTGGCCGATCCGCTGGGCCGCCGCTACCTGAAACTCGGGGTGGAGGTGGAGGTGCGCGACGCCGAGGCCCAGGCCGACCTGACCAAGTACGAGGCCAAGATCAAGGACACCCTGCTCCTGCTCCTGTCGAGCAAGACCTACGAAGGACTGTCCACCATGCAGGCCAAGGTGGAGCTCAAGCAGGAGATTGCCGACAGGTTGAATCAAATCATCGGCAACGGCGGGGTGCTCCGGGTCTACATCACGGAAATGGTCATCCAGTAGCACGCTTCTTGCTAGCTCCGTATCGGGCCGTCCCGTTTTTTGACGGCCCGGCCGGAGAACAACGTATTCAACGAGGTAAGCGATATGGCTGACGATCAGGATAAACTCGCGCAGGAATGGGCCGATGCCCTGCTGGAAACCGGCGATTCGGACGATCCCCTCGGGAGCCTGGACGATGTGACCGACCCGTCCGAGGCGGGCAGCGCCAACATGGGCAACGACGACGAGGCCCTGGCCGACGAGTGGGCCGCGGCCCTGGCCGAAACCGAGCAGGAAGAGGTCCGTCACGAAAAGGAACAGGCTTTCCTGTCCACCCAGACCCACGACTACGAACTGCCCGACATGGGCCCCGAAGCCAAGGCGGGCAGCTCCTCGGGCAAGCGGGACCTGGACTTCATCCTGGACATCCCCTTGGAGGTCTCGGCCGAACTGGGGCGCACCAAGCTGTTGATCAACGAGCTCCTGCAATTGGGCCAGGGATCGGTGGTCGAGCTGAACAAGCTGGCCGGCGAACCGCTCGAAATCTATGTCAACGGCAAATTGGTGGCGCGTGGCGAAGCCGTGGTCATCAACGAAAAATTCGGTATTCGGCTGACGGACATCATCAGCCCCATCGAGCGGGTGAAGCAGCTTGGCTAGTCCCGCTCCGGCCGTCGCCCCCATGCAACTTCCGGCCGTGGATTCGGGAGCGACCATCCTGACCACCGCCGGATACCTCTTCCTGCTGCTGGGCGTCATTTTTCTGGCCTACTGGCTGCTCAGGCGGTTCGGCGTCCCCGGCGCACTGGCCGGTTCCGGCCGGAACGGGCCCAGGCTGGTCAGCCGACTGATGCTCGGCAACCGCCAATCCGTGGCCGTGGTCCGCTACCGCGACAAGGACCTGCTGCTCGGCGTGACCGAGCACAACGTCACTCTCCTCGACGAGGGGGAGGCCGCCCCGGAACCGGAACAGACCGAGCGCAAGTCCTTCGCCTCGATCCTCCAGCGGAGCTCCGTCCGTGACTAGCCGCGTCCGCCTCGTCGCCCTGCTGGCGCTGCTGGCCGCCGTGCTTCTCCCGGCCCTGTCCTGGGCACAGGGGCCGGTCATCCCCAAGCTGTCCATGGAGCTGGCCGCGGGCCAGGCCGATCCGCAGGAAGTCTCCACGCTGCTGGAGATTCTCTTCCTGCTGACCATCCTGTCCCTCGCCCCGGCCATCCTGCTGACCATGACCTCCTTCACCCGGATCATCATCGTCTTCCACTTCATCCGGCAGGCCATGGGCACCCAGCAGATGCCGCCCAACCAAATCCTGACAGCCCTGGCCATCTTCATGACCATGGTCATCATGTATCCGGTGGGCAAGGCCGTCAACGAGACCGCGCTTCAGCCGTACATGAACGAGACCATCAATTTCACCGAGGCCCTGACACGGGCCCAGGTCCCCATCCGCCAGTTCATGTTCAAGCATACCCGCGAGAAGGACCTGTCCATATTTTACTCCATCACCAAGGAGCCGCGCCCCGAGAACAAGGCGGAGGTCCCGACCATCATGCTGGTGGCCGCCTACACCATCTCCGAACTCAAGACCGGCTTCACCATCGGCTTTCTGATCTACATCCCGTTCCTCATCCTGGATATGGTGGTCGCCTCCATCCTGCTGGCCATGGGCATGATGATGTTGCCGCCGGTCATGATCTCGCTGCCGTTCAAAATTTTGCTGTTCATCCTCATCGACGGCTGGAACCTGCTGGTGGGCTCCCTGGTCAACACGTTCCAGTGACCATGCGCACCGCGTCGCCCGGGGAGGAGTGCGTCCGAAATCCTTCCCTCAACCCCAACCGCCCCGGCAAGGAGGGCCTGAAATGACACCGGAATTCGTTGTCGGTTTTGCCAGACAGGCCATCGAAATGACCCTGGTCATCTCCCTGCCCATGCTCGGCATCGGCATGGCCGTGGGCATCTTCATCTCCATCATCCAGGCCGCCACCCAGATCCAGGAGATGACCCTGACCATGGTGCCCAAGATCATCGCCATCTTCCTTGCCCTCCTCCTGGCCTTCCCATGGATCATGGACAAGATGACCGCTTACACCACGAATCTCTTCCTGAACCTGCCCAACTACATCCGCTAGCCAAGCCCGGAGCCCGCCGCCACGCCGATGGTGACAAGTGGAGGGAAAGGGCTTAGATTCGGGGGTACGGTGTAAACGCCGCGCAAAATCAACCTGAACGAGAACCCATGACCAAGCAGACCCTTCCCAAGGAGTTGCCCGGCAGCAAGCTGCGGGCAGCCCTGGACCCGGCCACCATCCCTTACGCAACCAGCGCCGACGTTCCGGCCCGGAACGTCTATCCCAAGCTCCAGCCCCGGGCGATCCACGCCCTCTCCCTGGCCTTGGAGATCAGGGGTAACGAGCACAACCTGTATGTGGCGGGCGAGCCGAACATGGGCCGCACCTATTTCGTCAAGTCGTTCCTGAGGCCTGCGGCGGCCAAGACCGCGCCGCCGGCGGACTGGGTCTACCTGTACAATTTCGAGGACAGCGACAAGCCCATCGCCGTGTCCCTGCCCGCCGGGAGAGGACGCAAATTCAAACTGGCCCAGACCAAGGCGATGACCCACATCCGCCAGGAAATCCCGGCCCGCTTCGAAAAGGATTCCTTCCAGAAGAAGCACGAGCGCATCGTCAAGAAGTTCAACACCAAGCGCGAAGAGCTGTTCAACAAGATGGACGACACGGCGGAAAAGGAAAACTTTTCGCTGAGCCTGGACGACGAAGGCGTGCTGACCCTGTCCCCCATCGTGGACGGCGAGGTGGTCTCGGACAAAGACTTCGACAAGCTCAAACCCGCCCAGCGCAAACAGCTCAAGGCCAAAGGCGAGGAGCTGCTGGCCGGGGTCAGTTCCATCCTGCGCCAGATCAACCAGAACGAAACGGACATGCGCGATTCCGAATCCGCGCTGCAACGGGAAACAGCCCAGGCGGTGATGGCGGACATCTTCACGCCCGTGGCCGACAAGTTCAAGGACATCGAGGGACTGCCCGACTATTTCGAGGCCCTGGCGGAAGAGGTGGTGGACAACGTGGATCAGTTCACCCCGCGCGACAACTCCCTGGCCGGGCTGTTGCCGGAGTCCATGCCCACGGGCGAGGACTTCTTTACCCGGTTCGAGGTCAACCTGTTCGTGGACAATGGCAAGACCAAGGGCGCACCCGTGGTGGTGGAGGACCATCCCACCCCCTTCAACCTGCTCGGCTCCATTGAACGCGAAGCCGAGATGGGCGCGCTGTACACCGACTTCACCCTGATCAAGGCGGGCTCCCTGCACCAGGCCAACGGCGGCTTCCTGATCCTCAACGTGGAGGACCTGCTGTCCAACCCCAGCTCCTGGGAAGGCCTGCTTCGGGCGCTGCGGTCCGGGCAGTCGCGCATCGAGGACCCCGTGGACCCGGAACAGGTCCGCGCCCGGACCATCCAGCCCGAGCCCATCGACCTGGACCTCAAGGTGGTGCTCATCGGCACGGACGAGCACTACGAGGTCCTGCTTTACAGCGACGACAGGTTCGCCAAGTATTTCAAGCTCAAAGCGCATCTGCAACATGCGGCCGCACGCACGGCGGCGAACATCCGCAACTACATCTCGGTCATCGGGCAGACCGCCCGCGAGGCAGGCGTCCTGCCCCTGACCCGAGAAGCCATGGCCGGGCTCATCGACTTCTCCTCCCGGCTGGCCGAGGATCAGAAGAAGATGTCCCTGTTCATCCCGCTCATCCGCGAGCGCATGATCGAAGCCTCGGCCCTGGCCCGCATGGCGGGCAAGGAAGTCGTGGACATCTCGGCCATGAGCGAGGCGGTCCGGGCCAAGGACTACCGGGCCAACCTCTATGAAGAGGAATTCATGGCCGACTACGACCGCCAGGTTATCAAGGTGGACACGGACGGATACGGCACGGGCCGGGCCAACGGGCTGTCCGTGACCTTGTTCGGCGATTACGAGTTCGGATTGCCGCACCAGATTTCGTGCACCGCGGGCGTGGGCCACGGCGGCATCCTGGACCTGGAGCGCGAGGCCCAGTTGGGCGGCCCCATCCACACCAAGGGCATGATGATCATCAAGTCCTACCTGGTCCGGCTGTTCGCCCAGAACAAGCCCATCGTACTCACCGGGTCCCTGTGCTTCGAACAGTCCTACGCGGGCATCGAGGGCGATTCGGCCTCGGGCGCGGAGCTGGCCTCCCTGCTCTCGGCCCTGTCGGACACGCCCATCAACCTGTCCTACGCCATGACGGGCGCGGTCTCGCAGAGCGGCGCGGTCATGGCCGTGGGCGGCGTTAACCGCAAGATCGAAGGATTCTTCGAAGTCTGCCGCCGCCGCAAGCTGACCGGCCGCCAGGGCGTGATCCTGCCCGCCGACAACGTGGTCAACCTGATGCTCAAGGACGAGATCGTCCAGGCGGTGGACGAGGGCAAATTCCACATCTTCCCGGTCACGTCCATTGAGGAGGCCCTGTTCATCCTCACCGGGCTCAAGTGTGGCACGCGCGGCAAGAACGGCCAGTTCCCGCTCGGCACCCTCTATCGCAGGGTGGACCAGCGGTTGGCCGAACTGGCCGAGCTGGCGCTCAAGACGGCCTCCGGCTCCTGCGGGAAATAGCTCTTCACGCGGCGGGTGTCCGAAAAGGATGCCCGCCGCTTCCCTTTGCACGCCCGAAGGACGGATGCGCGGACCATGCGTTGACGCGGGCCCGGCGCGCCGTTAGTGTCAGGCAACCTCTGCAAAGGAGCCTCTCGAATGTACTGGATAGCGTTCGGCGACATACACGAATCCACCGGCTTGCTGGGGGCCGTGCCCGGCCTGGCCGAGGCGGACGGGGTCATCGTCACCGGGGACCTGACCAACCGGGGCGGACGCGAGTCGGCCAAACACGTGCTCGACGCCGTGGCCCGGTTCAACCCGTGCATCCTGGCCCAACCCGGCAACATGGATGAAGACGACGTGACCGTCTACCTCCGCGAACGGGACATGGACATACACCTGCGCGTGCGTGAATTGGCCCCCGGGCTCAAACTCATGGGCGTGGG encodes:
- a CDS encoding ATP-binding protein; translated protein: MTKQTLPKELPGSKLRAALDPATIPYATSADVPARNVYPKLQPRAIHALSLALEIRGNEHNLYVAGEPNMGRTYFVKSFLRPAAAKTAPPADWVYLYNFEDSDKPIAVSLPAGRGRKFKLAQTKAMTHIRQEIPARFEKDSFQKKHERIVKKFNTKREELFNKMDDTAEKENFSLSLDDEGVLTLSPIVDGEVVSDKDFDKLKPAQRKQLKAKGEELLAGVSSILRQINQNETDMRDSESALQRETAQAVMADIFTPVADKFKDIEGLPDYFEALAEEVVDNVDQFTPRDNSLAGLLPESMPTGEDFFTRFEVNLFVDNGKTKGAPVVVEDHPTPFNLLGSIEREAEMGALYTDFTLIKAGSLHQANGGFLILNVEDLLSNPSSWEGLLRALRSGQSRIEDPVDPEQVRARTIQPEPIDLDLKVVLIGTDEHYEVLLYSDDRFAKYFKLKAHLQHAAARTAANIRNYISVIGQTAREAGVLPLTREAMAGLIDFSSRLAEDQKKMSLFIPLIRERMIEASALARMAGKEVVDISAMSEAVRAKDYRANLYEEEFMADYDRQVIKVDTDGYGTGRANGLSVTLFGDYEFGLPHQISCTAGVGHGGILDLEREAQLGGPIHTKGMMIIKSYLVRLFAQNKPIVLTGSLCFEQSYAGIEGDSASGAELASLLSALSDTPINLSYAMTGAVSQSGAVMAVGGVNRKIEGFFEVCRRRKLTGRQGVILPADNVVNLMLKDEIVQAVDEGKFHIFPVTSIEEALFILTGLKCGTRGKNGQFPLGTLYRRVDQRLAELAELALKTASGSCGK